The following coding sequences lie in one Halomonas sp. 'Soap Lake #6' genomic window:
- a CDS encoding aminotransferase-like domain-containing protein: MDRKQVLHQFVQLYALQPERLSKQVRIEQALRQAITEQWPSGLRLPSHRVLAESINVARQTLALAVATLLSEQLLKTAHGQGTWTCKPATPVALAPTNTQLSQRAQRVLEGPGASRVQSGAFVPGIPDIAQFPMRKWRQLYASVTVPQNALLLSYSTGGYGPLKRAIRDFLARWRNISCDTEQIIITDGTHNGIELCAMALTDVGDTVAMESPCYWGARNVFTGAGLNIEMLAWLPDKGHVLPKATNSIALAYLTGSHHYPLSVPTRAADKQRLCDALAPTYIVEDDYEFTRDDHTNLLFEATSERHLLAGSFSKMMFPGLRLGYLVVPHHLAGPMNRLRSELFREGRMLEQAVLAQFMFDGDLDAWCRRIQRDYLGRQQVLHDQLRSLPRVRYVSPPSSAISLCIEFEPGVNDIALAQALMKEHLIVRPLSPVCAKTDQRVGLVMGVGMLSGETLVREAQRLRRCLESLLR; the protein is encoded by the coding sequence ATGGATCGCAAGCAAGTCTTGCACCAATTTGTACAACTTTATGCACTCCAACCAGAGCGCCTGAGTAAACAGGTACGAATCGAACAGGCACTACGCCAAGCCATCACCGAGCAGTGGCCCAGCGGGCTGCGTCTGCCCTCCCACCGGGTGCTGGCGGAGTCGATCAATGTGGCACGCCAAACGCTGGCGCTAGCGGTAGCTACGCTGCTAAGCGAACAACTTTTAAAAACCGCCCACGGTCAGGGCACCTGGACTTGTAAACCAGCAACCCCAGTGGCATTGGCGCCCACCAATACTCAGCTTTCCCAGCGTGCCCAAAGGGTGCTCGAGGGGCCGGGGGCCAGCAGAGTACAAAGTGGGGCTTTTGTACCCGGCATTCCTGATATCGCACAGTTCCCGATGCGCAAGTGGCGGCAGCTTTATGCGAGCGTCACAGTGCCGCAAAATGCCCTACTGCTCTCATACTCCACCGGTGGATACGGGCCGCTGAAACGTGCTATTCGTGACTTTCTGGCTCGCTGGCGCAATATCAGCTGCGATACTGAACAGATCATCATTACCGACGGCACACATAACGGTATTGAGCTATGCGCAATGGCACTGACCGATGTGGGCGATACAGTGGCCATGGAGTCTCCTTGCTACTGGGGGGCTAGAAATGTGTTTACCGGTGCGGGACTTAATATTGAAATGCTGGCGTGGCTACCGGATAAGGGCCACGTATTACCGAAGGCCACCAACAGTATCGCCCTTGCCTACTTAACCGGCTCCCACCACTACCCGCTCAGCGTGCCCACCAGGGCTGCCGATAAACAGCGTTTATGCGATGCCTTAGCGCCTACGTATATTGTCGAAGACGACTATGAGTTCACCCGCGACGATCACACCAACCTACTCTTTGAGGCCACCTCCGAGCGCCACTTGCTAGCTGGCTCATTCTCCAAGATGATGTTCCCCGGCCTACGGCTTGGCTATTTAGTCGTACCGCACCATTTGGCAGGCCCAATGAATCGCCTGCGCAGTGAGCTATTCCGCGAAGGGCGCATGCTAGAGCAGGCCGTGTTGGCACAATTTATGTTTGACGGCGACTTAGATGCTTGGTGCCGCCGTATTCAGCGGGATTATTTAGGCCGCCAGCAAGTACTGCATGACCAGCTACGTTCACTGCCCAGGGTGCGTTATGTATCGCCTCCCAGCAGCGCGATAAGCCTATGCATCGAGTTTGAGCCGGGAGTGAATGACATTGCGCTCGCCCAGGCGCTGATGAAGGAGCACTTAATTGTTCGCCCACTCAGCCCCGTGTGCGCTAAAACAGATCAGCGAGTCGGTTTGGTAATGGGCGTAGGCATGCTGTCAGGTGAAACCTTAGTACGTGAAGCCCAGCGGCTACGCCGCTGCTTAGAGAGCCTGCTACGCTAG
- a CDS encoding TSUP family transporter, whose translation MPLLIGAALVSVVFFTSALSGVFGMAGGLVLLWFLLLIFPAGTAMAVHGVIQLTANGSRAWLSRRFIIWRIVALMTLGVLSAAGLLLLFSYSANVTTVSLLIGLMPILVWMPKSWFHLDANRTSHALCCGIAAGGLTIAAGVSGPLIDLSFVRSQMDRRQVVATKAMIQVVAHSIKIIFYLGSALALSAGEWSIVLLAAPFAIFGTHTGNRILQRLTDANFRTWTRWIVTGIGVFYFLQGVFLLTR comes from the coding sequence ATGCCACTATTGATTGGAGCAGCCCTGGTTAGTGTGGTGTTTTTCACCTCAGCACTCTCTGGGGTATTCGGCATGGCGGGTGGCCTAGTACTGCTGTGGTTTTTGCTACTGATATTTCCCGCGGGCACTGCAATGGCGGTACACGGCGTTATTCAGCTCACCGCAAACGGATCACGGGCGTGGCTTTCGCGGCGCTTTATTATCTGGCGTATCGTCGCCTTGATGACGCTAGGCGTGCTGAGCGCTGCTGGGCTATTGCTGTTATTTAGCTATAGCGCCAATGTCACTACCGTATCGCTGTTGATTGGTCTAATGCCGATTTTGGTATGGATGCCCAAGAGCTGGTTTCATCTGGATGCCAACCGCACCAGTCATGCGCTATGTTGTGGTATAGCAGCGGGCGGGTTGACCATTGCCGCCGGGGTTTCTGGACCGCTGATTGACCTCTCCTTTGTGCGCTCCCAAATGGATCGCCGACAGGTTGTTGCCACTAAGGCAATGATCCAGGTGGTTGCTCACAGCATTAAGATCATCTTTTATCTCGGCTCAGCGCTGGCGCTGAGTGCTGGAGAGTGGAGCATTGTTCTACTGGCCGCACCGTTCGCAATTTTCGGCACCCATACCGGCAACCGCATTTTGCAGCGTCTCACCGATGCCAACTTTCGCACCTGGACCCGCTGGATAGTCACCGGCATAGGGGTTTTCTACTTTCTGCAAGGCGTATTCTTATTAACACGTTAG
- a CDS encoding APC family permease yields MTTPSSEQDKLVRVLARGDVLALAFGAMIGWGWIVLTGTAIQSAGSLGAVIAFIIGGLAIIMVGLTYAELASAMPKVGGEHVYSYRALGHLSSFLCTWAIILGYLSVVAFEAVALPTVIEHLAPNYAVGHLWTIAGWEVKATWVAVGVGGSLAMMIINYFGVTTAALLQKVVTGMILLVGVMFVTGALFEGETINMMPLFTQADTGVLAGIVAVLVMVPFLFVGFDVIPQAAEEINLPYKAIGKVLMMSVILAVVWYALIILATSLALNSAELSASTLSVADAMGSLFNAPWASNLMVLAGIAGIITSWNAFYIGGSRAIYALAKAGMLPAPFAKLHPRYKTPTNAIFLMGILSCIAPFFGRPALVWIVNAGGLGIVIAYLFVAISFVVLRVREPDMPRPFRIRHGKLCGTLAVVLSFGMACLYLPGSPAALSGAEWSIFAGWSLLGVGLYIHALRTYGRAYSDKHMLADF; encoded by the coding sequence ATGACCACACCCTCTTCTGAACAGGATAAGCTTGTCCGGGTACTCGCCCGCGGTGATGTATTAGCCCTTGCCTTTGGTGCGATGATTGGCTGGGGCTGGATAGTTCTCACCGGCACTGCCATTCAGTCTGCTGGCAGCCTAGGGGCTGTTATAGCGTTTATTATCGGTGGTTTGGCGATCATCATGGTGGGACTTACCTACGCGGAGCTGGCATCTGCCATGCCCAAAGTAGGCGGCGAGCATGTCTATAGCTACCGTGCCCTTGGCCACTTGTCCTCTTTTTTATGCACCTGGGCAATTATTTTAGGCTATCTGAGCGTCGTGGCATTTGAGGCCGTCGCGCTGCCCACTGTGATTGAACACCTCGCACCGAACTATGCGGTCGGCCACCTGTGGACTATTGCCGGTTGGGAAGTAAAGGCCACCTGGGTCGCTGTTGGTGTCGGTGGTTCACTCGCCATGATGATCATCAACTACTTTGGGGTTACCACCGCTGCGCTACTGCAAAAAGTCGTTACTGGCATGATTTTGCTGGTTGGCGTGATGTTTGTCACGGGGGCGTTGTTCGAAGGCGAAACCATCAACATGATGCCGCTGTTCACACAAGCGGATACTGGTGTGCTAGCTGGTATCGTGGCGGTGCTCGTCATGGTGCCGTTTTTATTCGTAGGGTTTGATGTTATTCCCCAGGCCGCTGAAGAGATCAATTTGCCTTACAAGGCGATCGGCAAAGTGTTGATGATGTCGGTCATTCTGGCGGTGGTATGGTATGCGTTGATCATTTTGGCCACTAGTCTCGCGTTAAATAGCGCAGAACTTTCAGCCAGTACACTTAGCGTAGCCGATGCAATGGGTAGCCTGTTTAACGCCCCTTGGGCCAGCAACTTAATGGTATTAGCGGGTATTGCGGGCATTATCACCAGCTGGAACGCCTTCTATATTGGCGGCTCACGGGCTATTTACGCCCTGGCTAAAGCAGGCATGCTGCCCGCGCCATTCGCTAAGCTTCACCCGCGCTATAAAACACCCACCAACGCCATTTTTCTGATGGGGATTCTCTCCTGTATCGCGCCTTTCTTCGGCCGCCCGGCTCTCGTGTGGATTGTTAACGCTGGTGGTCTGGGCATTGTAATTGCCTACCTGTTTGTGGCGATTTCCTTTGTGGTGTTGCGGGTACGTGAGCCAGATATGCCTCGCCCATTCCGTATTCGCCACGGCAAGTTGTGTGGAACGCTGGCGGTGGTGCTTTCCTTCGGCATGGCCTGCCTTTATCTACCGGGTAGCCCCGCCGCACTGAGTGGCGCGGAGTGGTCAATCTTTGCTGGCTGGTCACTGCTGGGCGTTGGTTTATACATCCATGCGCTGCGCACTTATGGTCGTGCCTACAGCGATAAACACATGCTAGCGGATTTCTAA
- a CDS encoding transglycosylase SLT domain-containing protein gives MYCPVDSFATRYLSVPETWRLWVILSFVLLLSGCATFSPSPPADQSNICEIFREQPSWYDYARESEDKWGTPIATQMSFIQQESSFRSHVRPDRKRYLGFIPGPRPSSARGYAQAQDPVWAEYRDQAGSTFARRTHMKHATDFIGWYNRRSQQQAGISLSNPEHLYYAYHEGAGGYQRGTYRNKPHVLRAGSQVSTRANRYQAQLNSCEAEFQCRRFYQIGPFCRS, from the coding sequence ATGTACTGCCCTGTTGATAGTTTTGCTACACGTTACTTGTCTGTTCCAGAGACATGGCGTTTATGGGTAATTTTGAGTTTTGTGCTGCTACTTTCTGGCTGTGCCACTTTTTCACCGAGCCCACCTGCGGATCAGAGTAATATCTGCGAAATCTTTCGCGAACAGCCCAGTTGGTACGATTACGCAAGGGAGTCAGAAGATAAGTGGGGCACTCCGATTGCTACCCAGATGTCGTTTATTCAGCAGGAGTCTTCGTTTCGTAGCCACGTTCGCCCAGATCGAAAACGCTACTTAGGCTTTATCCCTGGCCCTCGTCCCTCCTCCGCCAGAGGCTACGCTCAGGCGCAAGACCCTGTTTGGGCCGAGTATCGCGATCAAGCTGGCAGCACCTTTGCAAGGCGTACTCATATGAAGCATGCCACCGACTTTATTGGCTGGTATAACCGTCGCTCACAGCAGCAGGCAGGTATCTCGCTGAGTAACCCGGAACACCTCTACTACGCCTACCATGAAGGCGCGGGCGGCTACCAACGTGGCACCTACCGTAACAAACCCCATGTACTACGCGCAGGTAGTCAGGTATCAACACGCGCCAACCGCTATCAAGCCCAGCTCAATAGCTGCGAAGCAGAGTTCCAGTGTCGTCGCTTTTATCAAATTGGGCCATTTTGCCGTAGCTAA